A single window of Rhodococcus jostii RHA1 DNA harbors:
- a CDS encoding pyrimidine reductase family protein: MPQMRKLSSGADEVSAEEFYRDPPDGVRVNMVASLDGAAAFGGRVRPLSDPVDHQLLRAMRAYADVVLVGAGTVRAETYGPVQLTEEQARYRLERWGLDAPPPIAVVTRTGNVPPDSPLFAGGVRPIVVTTRRVAETRGAALGESADIVVAGDDSVEMPALMAALRDRGFGRILCEGGPTLLHDLVTHDLVDEMCLTLAPRLAGPQTLPASSGPTVQAPRTLSLEHALINDDFLYLRYGRGTQRG, translated from the coding sequence ATGCCGCAGATGCGCAAGCTGAGCAGCGGTGCCGACGAGGTGTCGGCGGAAGAGTTCTACCGCGACCCGCCGGACGGGGTACGGGTGAACATGGTTGCCAGCCTGGACGGTGCGGCGGCGTTCGGCGGACGCGTCCGGCCGCTGTCCGACCCGGTGGATCACCAACTTCTGCGTGCGATGCGTGCGTATGCCGACGTGGTTCTGGTCGGGGCCGGCACCGTCCGCGCCGAAACGTACGGACCGGTGCAGCTGACGGAGGAACAGGCTCGGTATCGACTCGAACGGTGGGGACTCGACGCACCACCGCCGATCGCCGTCGTGACACGAACGGGCAACGTTCCGCCGGATTCGCCATTGTTCGCCGGTGGTGTCAGGCCGATCGTCGTCACCACCCGACGGGTGGCAGAAACGCGCGGGGCAGCACTCGGGGAGTCGGCGGACATCGTCGTGGCGGGTGACGACAGCGTCGAGATGCCTGCCCTCATGGCCGCTCTGCGGGACCGCGGGTTCGGCCGAATCCTGTGCGAGGGCGGCCCCACCCTCCTCCACGATCTCGTCACACACGATCTGGTGGACGAGATGTGCCTGACCCTCGCCCCGCGATTGGCCGGTCCGCAAACACTGCCCGCATCGTCTGGCCCGACAGTGCAAGCGCCGCGCACACTTTCACTCGAGCATGCTCTGATCAACGACGACTTTCTCTACCTGCGCTACGGCCGGGGAACGCAGCGCGGCTGA
- a CDS encoding stealth family protein, with protein sequence MVLRVRRLLEGGSRTTAPRLGRIALATATERPDITQSSAPHDVYFVPPEQETADAVAHASAAAASRLRDRADVVRFKGRFALPITHTTPHEAMVEDLLFVRDVLDGAGIEYLLVRGNDERPVIAVNWAQRKALRAALVAACEDRPCYSKTVDAKGPAVLVSDGSLSATSKARIFRLFRPRVHLASGLSYGASTGVQIELWSISDDEIVLPMENSLTRRVVRSEEAVRGTVERFGRVWPTIENMFADHASDINFDVDLVFSWVDGSSAEFQAQRAKRMQSYVVGEGDDSAARFRQIDELKYALRSVHMYAPWIRRIFVATDSDRPAWLADDPRVTFMPSEEFFADPSVLPTHNSQAVESQLHHIPGLAEHFLYSNDDMFFGRSVGPQMFFSPGGITMFIEATTRIGLGHNDDERSGFENAARVNRRLLQDRFGLMTTRHLEHAATPLRKSVMEEMEKEFPDEFAATAASTFLASTNISVTNSLYHYYALMSGRAVVQTSARVKYVDTTMKSGLRDMDSLLAKRSMDFFCLNDGSAPEIDLELRTRKVTQFLENYFPIPAPWETGV encoded by the coding sequence GTGGTACTTCGCGTCCGACGCTTACTCGAAGGCGGTAGCCGCACCACAGCGCCTAGACTGGGCAGGATCGCACTCGCGACAGCCACCGAAAGGCCCGACATTACTCAATCCTCCGCTCCGCATGACGTCTACTTCGTACCCCCGGAGCAGGAGACCGCGGACGCCGTCGCCCATGCCTCCGCCGCCGCGGCGTCGAGGTTGCGCGACCGCGCCGACGTGGTCCGGTTCAAGGGCCGCTTCGCGCTGCCGATCACGCACACCACACCGCACGAGGCGATGGTCGAGGACCTGCTGTTCGTCCGCGACGTCCTCGACGGCGCCGGGATCGAGTATCTGCTGGTGCGGGGCAATGACGAACGCCCGGTCATCGCGGTCAACTGGGCGCAGCGGAAGGCGTTACGGGCGGCCCTGGTCGCCGCGTGTGAGGACCGTCCGTGCTACTCCAAGACCGTCGACGCCAAGGGTCCCGCGGTCCTGGTGTCCGACGGCAGCCTGTCCGCGACGTCGAAGGCCCGCATCTTCCGGCTGTTCCGTCCGCGCGTGCACCTGGCCAGCGGCCTGAGTTACGGGGCGTCGACGGGGGTGCAGATCGAGTTGTGGTCGATCAGCGACGACGAGATCGTGCTGCCGATGGAGAACTCCCTGACCCGGCGTGTGGTGCGTTCGGAGGAGGCGGTTCGCGGCACCGTCGAGCGGTTCGGGCGGGTGTGGCCCACCATCGAGAACATGTTCGCCGACCATGCGTCGGACATCAATTTCGACGTCGACCTGGTGTTCTCCTGGGTGGACGGCTCGTCGGCGGAGTTCCAGGCGCAGCGCGCCAAGCGGATGCAGAGCTACGTGGTCGGCGAGGGCGACGACTCGGCCGCCCGGTTCCGGCAGATCGACGAACTCAAGTACGCGCTGCGCTCGGTGCACATGTACGCGCCGTGGATCCGCCGGATCTTCGTGGCCACCGACTCCGACCGTCCGGCGTGGCTCGCCGACGACCCGCGGGTCACGTTCATGCCGAGCGAGGAGTTCTTCGCCGACCCGTCGGTACTGCCCACCCACAATTCGCAGGCCGTCGAGAGCCAGCTGCACCACATCCCCGGTCTCGCCGAGCATTTCCTGTATTCCAACGACGACATGTTCTTCGGCCGCTCGGTGGGTCCGCAGATGTTCTTCTCCCCCGGCGGCATCACGATGTTCATCGAGGCGACCACCCGAATCGGGTTGGGCCACAACGACGACGAGCGCAGCGGCTTCGAGAACGCGGCCCGCGTGAATCGCCGGCTGCTGCAGGACCGCTTCGGTCTGATGACCACCCGGCACCTCGAACATGCCGCCACCCCGCTCCGCAAGAGCGTGATGGAGGAGATGGAGAAGGAGTTCCCCGACGAGTTCGCCGCCACGGCCGCAAGCACCTTCCTTGCCAGCACCAACATTTCGGTGACGAACTCGCTGTATCACTACTACGCGTTGATGAGTGGTCGCGCGGTGGTGCAGACCTCGGCGCGGGTGAAGTACGTCGACACGACGATGAAGTCGGGGCTCCGCGACATGGACTCGTTGCTCGCGAAGCGGTCGATGGACTTCTTCTGTCTCAACGATGGCAGCGCACCCGAGATCGACCTGGAGTTGCGGACCAGGAAGGTGACGCAGTTCCTGGAGAACTACTTCCCCATCCCGGCGCCGTGGGAGACCGGGGTCTGA
- a CDS encoding flavin reductase family protein: protein MADRTGDIDATDRDACQAFEDVVALLNYPMFVVTTRSEDEMSGCLVGFASQVSINPPRFLVGLSNKNHTFSVASHAERLAVHILTRDHVALATLFGAQTGDEIDKFARCDWHPGPHGLPILDDSPAWFSGRILERLELGDHVAFLLAPETGSAPDDLGQLVTFSDVRDLEPGHEA, encoded by the coding sequence ATGGCCGATCGCACCGGGGACATCGACGCAACTGATCGGGATGCCTGTCAGGCTTTCGAGGACGTCGTCGCGCTCCTGAACTATCCGATGTTCGTGGTGACCACACGGTCGGAAGACGAGATGTCGGGGTGCCTCGTCGGGTTCGCGTCGCAGGTCAGCATCAATCCGCCGCGCTTCCTGGTCGGACTGTCCAACAAGAATCACACCTTCTCGGTGGCCTCGCACGCGGAGCGTCTGGCGGTGCATATCCTGACCCGTGACCACGTCGCGCTCGCGACGCTCTTCGGCGCGCAAACCGGGGACGAGATCGACAAGTTCGCCCGATGCGACTGGCATCCCGGCCCGCACGGGCTGCCGATCCTGGACGATTCACCCGCATGGTTCAGCGGCCGAATCCTCGAACGACTCGAACTCGGTGACCACGTCGCGTTCCTCCTCGCCCCGGAGACCGGATCCGCCCCGGACGACCTCGGGCAGTTGGTCACCTTCTCCGACGTGCGCGACCTCGAACCCGGGCACGAGGCGTGA
- the ppk2 gene encoding polyphosphate kinase 2, whose protein sequence is MDELHDPDAFELARAGQIDVTPEIDEIGELLRKSGRKHAIDDTDEPWRHGYPYDEKMTRRQYENRKRKLQIELLKFQAWVKENGEKLVIIFEGRDAAGKGGAIKRFTEHLNPRGARVVALEKPTERERTQWYFQRYVQHLPAGGEIVMMDRSWYNRAGVERVMGYCTPNEYLEFTRSAPEFERMLVQSGIHIVKFWFSVGREEQHARFVSRSTDPVKQWKLSPTDLASLDKWDAYTEAKEAMLFYTDTPQAPWTVVKSNDKKRARIEAIRWVLHKFDYTGKDPRVVGTPDPLLIGSPATVYDEGERPEDAFPAV, encoded by the coding sequence GTGGACGAATTGCACGATCCCGACGCCTTCGAACTCGCCCGTGCCGGCCAGATCGACGTGACCCCGGAGATCGACGAGATCGGGGAGCTGCTGCGCAAGTCCGGCCGCAAACACGCCATCGACGACACCGACGAGCCGTGGCGGCACGGGTACCCGTACGACGAGAAGATGACGCGGCGGCAGTACGAAAATCGCAAACGCAAACTGCAGATCGAGCTGCTCAAGTTCCAGGCCTGGGTGAAGGAGAACGGCGAGAAGCTCGTCATCATCTTCGAAGGCAGGGACGCGGCCGGCAAGGGTGGCGCGATCAAGCGGTTCACCGAACACCTCAACCCTCGTGGCGCGCGGGTGGTGGCGTTGGAGAAGCCCACCGAACGCGAACGCACCCAGTGGTACTTCCAGCGGTACGTGCAGCACCTGCCCGCGGGCGGGGAGATCGTGATGATGGACCGCTCCTGGTACAACCGGGCCGGCGTCGAACGCGTCATGGGTTACTGCACCCCCAACGAGTACCTGGAGTTCACCCGGTCTGCGCCGGAGTTCGAGCGGATGCTCGTGCAGTCGGGCATCCACATCGTCAAGTTCTGGTTCTCGGTGGGCCGCGAGGAGCAGCACGCCCGGTTCGTCTCCCGCAGCACCGATCCCGTCAAGCAGTGGAAACTGTCACCCACCGACCTCGCCAGCCTCGACAAGTGGGACGCCTACACCGAGGCCAAAGAGGCGATGCTCTTCTACACCGACACCCCGCAGGCGCCGTGGACCGTCGTGAAATCGAACGACAAGAAGCGCGCCCGGATCGAGGCGATCCGCTGGGTGCTCCACAAATTCGATTACACCGGCAAGGACCCGCGGGTGGTCGGCACCCCCGACCCGCTCCTCATCGGTTCTCCCGCAACGGTCTACGACGAGGGCGAGCGCCCGGAAGACGCGTTTCCCGCCGTCTGA
- a CDS encoding slipin family protein, with protein sequence MTTIIVILCVVITLLAVVASSSIRVLREYERAVVFRLGRLVDLKGPGLVLLIPAIDRMERVSLRTVTLKIPVQEVITHDNVPAKVTAVAYFRVVDADRAIVEVEDFLAATLQIAQTTLRSILGKADLDALLGERERLNEDLQKVIDQQTEPWGVKVTTVEIKDVEIPANMQRAIARQAEAERERRAKIINAEAEFQASAKLVEAADVISRNPTTLQLRYLQTLSAMGGENNSTVVFPMPLDLVRPFLTAAKDAAAADDGDERARFEAQANLAAMIPPAGPETRTPHHARN encoded by the coding sequence GTGACCACCATCATCGTCATCCTGTGCGTCGTCATCACCCTCCTCGCCGTCGTCGCGAGCAGCTCGATCCGGGTACTGCGCGAGTACGAGCGGGCCGTCGTGTTTCGGCTGGGCCGGCTGGTCGACCTGAAGGGCCCGGGACTGGTGCTGCTGATCCCGGCGATCGACCGGATGGAACGGGTCAGCCTCCGGACCGTGACCCTGAAGATCCCCGTCCAGGAAGTGATCACCCACGACAACGTGCCTGCCAAGGTCACCGCCGTCGCCTACTTCCGGGTGGTCGACGCCGACCGGGCGATCGTGGAGGTCGAGGACTTCCTGGCCGCCACCCTGCAGATCGCTCAGACCACTCTGCGCTCGATTCTCGGCAAGGCCGACCTCGACGCCCTGCTGGGCGAGCGGGAACGCCTCAACGAGGACCTGCAGAAGGTGATCGACCAGCAGACCGAGCCGTGGGGTGTGAAGGTCACCACCGTCGAGATCAAGGACGTCGAGATCCCCGCCAACATGCAACGGGCCATCGCCCGGCAGGCCGAGGCGGAACGCGAGCGTCGCGCCAAGATCATCAACGCCGAAGCCGAGTTCCAGGCCTCCGCGAAACTCGTCGAGGCCGCCGACGTCATCAGCCGCAACCCCACCACCCTGCAGCTGCGCTACCTGCAGACCCTCAGCGCCATGGGCGGCGAGAACAACTCCACCGTCGTCTTCCCGATGCCCCTCGACCTGGTCCGCCCGTTCCTCACCGCGGCCAAGGACGCGGCAGCGGCGGACGACGGCGACGAGCGCGCCCGGTTCGAGGCCCAGGCCAACCTCGCCGCGATGATCCCGCCCGCGGGCCCGGAGACGCGCACACCGCACCACGCACGAAACTGA
- a CDS encoding acyl-CoA thioesterase, which produces MPRYTIALRNNATPDAPASVSRHVPFYCAHEAAGAAWKRALVEACGDLLDPVTQTAVVNVVSNFGRELFTGDADVVVTLDRIGTTSLTFLITVHQDGVQAAELTVVLVHLDSSRANSAPWSPAQIAALEALRGAPAVA; this is translated from the coding sequence ATGCCTCGTTACACGATTGCCCTGCGGAACAACGCCACGCCGGACGCGCCGGCGTCCGTGAGCCGCCATGTGCCGTTCTACTGCGCGCACGAGGCGGCGGGCGCGGCGTGGAAGCGGGCGCTCGTCGAGGCGTGCGGCGACCTGCTCGACCCGGTCACGCAGACCGCCGTGGTGAACGTCGTCAGCAACTTCGGACGCGAACTGTTCACCGGTGACGCGGACGTCGTCGTCACCCTGGACCGGATCGGCACCACCTCCCTGACCTTCCTGATCACGGTCCACCAGGACGGCGTGCAGGCCGCGGAGCTGACCGTCGTACTCGTGCACCTCGATTCGAGCCGGGCGAACTCGGCGCCGTGGTCGCCGGCGCAGATCGCGGCGCTCGAGGCGCTGCGGGGCGCTCCGGCCGTCGCCTGA
- a CDS encoding phosphodiesterase, whose amino-acid sequence MSGTEAADIRTAEYPRPSHFVLHLSDTHLVDDDLLYGAVDSEATLRQIFTEIESSHARPDALVFTGDLTDRGQPGAYEKLRAIVEPVAASLGAQVIWAMGNHDDRGHFRTELLGQEPSYEPIDHVYDVDGLRIVTLDTTVPGHHHGEISESQLLWLAQQLAVPAPHGTILALHHPPVPCVLDLAVLVELRDQLRLADVLRGSDVRSILAGHLHYSTTATFAGIPVSVASATCYTQDLNVPAGALRGRDGAQGYNLVHVYPETIVHSVVPMGSYDTVGEYVTAEETEQRLAAEGVRIPDTGEQAVMRVRV is encoded by the coding sequence ATGAGCGGCACAGAGGCAGCCGACATACGGACGGCCGAGTATCCGCGACCGTCACATTTCGTGCTGCACCTCAGCGACACCCATCTCGTCGACGACGACCTGCTGTACGGGGCCGTCGACAGCGAGGCCACCCTGCGGCAGATCTTCACGGAGATCGAGTCGTCGCACGCCCGCCCGGACGCCCTGGTATTCACCGGCGACCTCACCGACCGCGGTCAGCCGGGCGCCTACGAGAAGCTGCGGGCGATCGTCGAACCGGTGGCGGCGTCGCTCGGTGCGCAGGTGATCTGGGCGATGGGCAACCACGACGACCGCGGCCACTTCCGGACGGAACTGCTCGGGCAGGAACCGTCGTACGAGCCGATCGACCACGTCTACGACGTCGACGGACTGCGCATCGTCACCCTCGACACGACCGTGCCGGGACATCACCATGGGGAGATCTCCGAGAGCCAACTGCTCTGGCTGGCACAGCAGCTCGCGGTTCCGGCACCGCACGGGACCATTCTGGCGCTGCATCATCCGCCGGTGCCGTGCGTGCTCGACCTGGCGGTGCTGGTGGAACTGCGTGACCAGCTGCGCCTCGCCGACGTGCTCCGCGGCAGCGACGTCCGGTCGATCCTCGCGGGACATCTGCACTACTCGACGACGGCGACGTTCGCGGGCATCCCCGTCTCCGTCGCGTCTGCCACCTGCTACACCCAGGACCTCAACGTCCCGGCTGGGGCGCTGCGCGGACGCGACGGCGCCCAGGGGTACAACCTGGTGCACGTGTACCCGGAGACGATCGTGCATTCGGTGGTCCCGATGGGCAGCTACGACACCGTCGGCGAATACGTCACCGCCGAGGAAACCGAACAGCGGCTCGCGGCCGAGGGCGTGCGGATCCCGGACACCGGGGAGCAGGCCGTCATGCGGGTACGGGTGTAG
- a CDS encoding NfeD family protein — protein MTALGVLALVLGVLLIVVEAHAPTAGVLGGLGALFVGAGVWLLFTSSDTAQMIAIPAAAGVAVVGVGLAVVGGRKALAAGHAPVRTGMQSLIGSDATVRNWKGRQGQVEAAGSLWKAQTLFGDDETPTAGDSVIVEQIRGLTLTVRRREPWELEL, from the coding sequence ATGACCGCGTTGGGCGTGCTGGCGCTGGTGCTGGGTGTGCTGTTGATCGTCGTCGAGGCACACGCACCGACCGCGGGTGTGCTCGGCGGGCTCGGGGCACTGTTCGTCGGAGCCGGGGTGTGGCTGCTGTTCACGTCCAGCGACACCGCACAGATGATCGCCATCCCCGCGGCCGCCGGAGTCGCGGTGGTCGGAGTGGGTCTCGCCGTGGTGGGCGGCCGGAAGGCACTCGCCGCCGGGCATGCGCCCGTGCGCACCGGAATGCAATCCCTCATCGGATCCGACGCCACCGTCCGCAACTGGAAAGGACGGCAAGGTCAAGTCGAGGCCGCCGGAAGCCTGTGGAAGGCGCAAACACTGTTCGGGGACGACGAGACACCGACCGCGGGCGACTCCGTGATCGTCGAGCAGATCCGCGGACTCACCCTCACCGTCCGCCGCCGCGAGCCCTGGGAGTTGGAACTGTGA
- a CDS encoding helix-turn-helix domain-containing protein, producing the protein MSIDHIVSALDSTVAAELRTALDASPIVTLDGMVLTDPARDAVLELLTLLADGQSVALGAVADLLTTSQAAEILGVSDTYVRRLADSGALPIEMRGTHRRFRLSDVMAYREKFPRRG; encoded by the coding sequence ATGAGCATCGACCACATCGTTTCCGCGCTCGACTCGACGGTCGCGGCCGAGCTCCGGACCGCCCTCGACGCGTCGCCGATCGTCACCCTCGACGGAATGGTGCTGACCGACCCCGCGCGCGACGCGGTGCTCGAACTGCTCACGCTCCTCGCCGACGGGCAGAGTGTGGCGCTCGGTGCGGTCGCGGACCTGCTCACCACGTCGCAGGCCGCGGAGATCCTCGGCGTCTCCGACACCTATGTGCGCCGGCTCGCCGACTCCGGCGCGCTGCCCATCGAGATGCGCGGCACCCATCGCCGGTTCCGGCTCTCCGACGTCATGGCGTACCGGGAGAAGTTCCCGCGCAGGGGCTGA
- a CDS encoding DEAD/DEAH box helicase, with protein MLPGDLRDIDVASIKAVLGTTTYTRGEQYARDHAVIEMSWDPAAKELWGEVAGTATEPYSASAFIVSSSGRTVYRYGICTCPVGMNCKHVAALLITAMKQARSEAQAAVAPTWERWLGSLLTADPFGDSGRRSPLAVQFRAQASAAAAAPQLLVRPVQPGSKGWIVGGLAWNKLGSQFQHPAEQIRVLHEIHLLSVNGLTYRRQNHTDLDLSVFPSRQLWSLLDEAARVGVELIHSSKRRGALAPYRSAEVCLDATRDDATGALVVRPVVRVDGEPVDAVTVGFIGVRAHGLFYVDADERIHLARLDSVVPGPLQDLVRRRTPIEVPAAEESRFLTDFLPKLRNLATVISSDGSFVPPAISEPTLVMRASYLPDHEVAVDWEWLYTVGDNEHRAPLTARTPGDEYRDDARERALLGELDIAWDRYRLGSGGPEATALRGLDTMRFTTEVLPLLHGKSDVSIDVSGEPADYREAGDSLAIGVSVTASEGGTDWFDLGVTLTVEGRDVPFDQVFSALAAGKTELLLPDGAYFSLDKPELHTLRKLIDEARALRDRADGTLRLSRFQASLWDEFAALGTVERQATQWRQQVDGLLAPTNIGPAEAPSTLDAQLRPYQLEGFRWLAFLWEHGLGGILADDMGLGKTLQALALICHARQSNPAAPPFLIIAPTSVVSNWESESARFAPDATVVAISDTRSRRRVPFDELVEGADIVVTSYTLFRLEFEAYAESAWSGMILDEAQFTKNHQSKIYQCVRRLETPFKLAITGTPMENNLMELWSLLSITAPGLFPNPARFTDYYRKPIEKQGDTELLAQLRRRVKPLMLRRTKEQVVKDLPAKQEQVLDVELHPRHRKVYDTHLQRERQKILGLLADVDKNRFTILQSLTLLRQLSLDAGLVDAEYHDVPSAKVDALLEQLADVVAGGHRALVFSQFTGFLGKIRDRLADAGIAHSYLDGSTRRRGDVLREFKEGAAPVFLISLKAGGFGLNLTEADYCFILDPWWNPATEAQAVDRAHRIGQTRNVMVYRLIAKDTIEDKVMALKAKKSALFASVMDADSLLSSSLDADDLRGLFE; from the coding sequence ATGCTTCCCGGGGACTTGCGCGACATCGACGTGGCGTCGATCAAGGCGGTCCTCGGCACCACCACGTACACCCGCGGCGAGCAGTATGCCCGCGACCACGCGGTCATCGAGATGTCGTGGGATCCGGCGGCCAAGGAGCTGTGGGGCGAGGTGGCGGGCACGGCGACGGAACCGTACTCCGCGTCGGCGTTCATCGTCTCCAGCAGCGGCCGCACCGTGTACCGGTACGGGATCTGCACGTGTCCGGTCGGCATGAACTGCAAGCACGTCGCCGCCCTGCTGATCACCGCGATGAAACAGGCGAGGTCCGAGGCCCAGGCGGCAGTCGCGCCCACCTGGGAACGCTGGCTCGGTTCCCTGCTCACCGCCGATCCGTTCGGCGACTCCGGCAGGCGTTCGCCGCTCGCCGTCCAGTTCCGGGCCCAGGCGTCGGCCGCCGCCGCGGCACCCCAGTTGCTGGTGCGGCCCGTCCAGCCGGGGAGTAAGGGCTGGATCGTCGGCGGGCTGGCGTGGAACAAGCTGGGCAGCCAGTTCCAGCACCCCGCCGAGCAGATCCGGGTGCTGCACGAGATTCACCTGCTGTCCGTCAACGGTCTGACCTACCGCCGCCAGAACCACACCGATCTCGATCTCAGCGTCTTCCCCAGCCGCCAGCTGTGGTCGCTGCTCGACGAGGCCGCCCGGGTCGGTGTGGAGCTCATCCACTCCTCCAAGCGTCGGGGCGCACTCGCCCCCTACCGCTCGGCGGAGGTCTGCCTCGACGCCACCCGCGACGACGCCACCGGCGCTCTCGTCGTGCGGCCGGTGGTCCGCGTCGACGGCGAACCTGTCGACGCAGTGACCGTCGGCTTCATCGGCGTCCGGGCCCACGGCCTGTTCTACGTCGACGCGGACGAGCGCATTCACCTCGCGCGCCTCGACTCCGTCGTGCCCGGCCCCTTACAGGATCTGGTGCGCCGCCGCACACCCATCGAGGTTCCCGCCGCCGAAGAGTCCCGTTTCCTGACGGACTTCCTGCCGAAGCTCCGCAACCTGGCCACGGTCATCTCCTCGGACGGCTCGTTCGTCCCACCCGCGATCTCCGAGCCCACCCTGGTGATGCGGGCGTCGTATCTCCCCGACCACGAGGTCGCCGTCGACTGGGAATGGCTGTACACCGTCGGGGACAACGAGCACCGTGCGCCGCTGACTGCCCGGACCCCCGGCGACGAGTACCGGGACGACGCCCGCGAGCGCGCACTGCTCGGGGAGCTCGACATCGCCTGGGACAGATACAGGTTGGGGTCGGGCGGTCCGGAAGCGACGGCGCTGCGCGGACTCGACACGATGCGGTTCACCACCGAGGTCCTGCCCCTGCTCCACGGCAAGTCCGACGTGTCGATCGACGTTTCGGGCGAACCCGCCGACTACCGGGAGGCCGGCGATTCCCTGGCCATCGGGGTGTCCGTCACCGCATCCGAGGGCGGCACCGACTGGTTCGATCTCGGCGTCACCCTCACAGTGGAGGGCCGGGACGTGCCGTTCGACCAGGTCTTCTCGGCGCTGGCCGCGGGGAAGACCGAGTTGCTGCTGCCCGACGGCGCCTACTTCTCCCTCGACAAACCCGAACTCCACACGCTGCGGAAGCTGATCGACGAGGCGCGGGCCCTCCGCGACCGCGCGGACGGGACGTTGCGGCTGAGCCGTTTCCAGGCGAGCCTGTGGGACGAGTTCGCCGCGCTCGGCACCGTCGAACGTCAGGCGACGCAGTGGCGGCAGCAGGTGGACGGCCTGCTCGCGCCCACCAACATCGGGCCCGCGGAAGCCCCGAGCACGCTGGACGCCCAGCTGCGTCCGTATCAGCTGGAGGGGTTCCGCTGGCTGGCCTTCCTGTGGGAGCACGGGCTGGGCGGCATCCTCGCCGACGACATGGGGCTCGGCAAGACACTGCAGGCGCTGGCGTTGATCTGCCATGCGCGGCAGTCGAATCCGGCCGCGCCGCCGTTCCTCATCATCGCCCCCACCAGCGTCGTGTCGAACTGGGAGTCCGAATCGGCCCGCTTCGCTCCGGACGCGACCGTCGTCGCGATCTCCGACACCCGATCCCGGCGGCGCGTCCCGTTCGACGAACTGGTCGAGGGCGCCGACATCGTCGTCACGTCGTACACCCTGTTCCGTTTGGAGTTCGAGGCCTACGCGGAGTCCGCGTGGTCGGGGATGATCCTCGACGAGGCGCAGTTCACCAAGAACCATCAGTCCAAGATCTACCAGTGCGTTCGCCGGCTGGAGACGCCGTTCAAGCTGGCGATCACCGGCACGCCGATGGAGAACAACCTGATGGAGCTGTGGTCGCTGCTGTCGATCACCGCCCCGGGCCTGTTCCCGAATCCGGCCCGGTTCACCGACTACTACCGCAAGCCGATCGAGAAGCAGGGCGACACCGAACTTCTGGCGCAGCTGCGCCGCCGGGTGAAGCCGCTGATGCTGCGCCGCACCAAAGAGCAAGTGGTGAAGGATCTTCCGGCCAAGCAGGAGCAGGTGCTCGACGTCGAACTGCACCCGCGGCACCGCAAGGTCTACGACACCCACCTGCAGCGTGAGCGGCAGAAGATCCTCGGCCTGCTCGCCGACGTCGACAAGAACCGCTTCACGATCCTGCAGTCGCTCACCCTGCTTCGGCAGCTGAGCCTCGACGCCGGACTAGTGGACGCCGAGTATCACGACGTTCCGTCCGCGAAGGTGGACGCCCTGCTCGAGCAGCTCGCCGACGTCGTCGCGGGCGGTCACCGGGCGCTCGTTTTCAGCCAGTTCACCGGGTTCCTCGGCAAGATCCGCGACCGGCTCGCGGACGCCGGGATCGCGCACAGCTACCTCGACGGCAGCACCCGGCGTCGCGGCGACGTGCTCCGCGAGTTCAAGGAGGGCGCCGCCCCGGTGTTCCTGATCAGCCTCAAGGCGGGCGGCTTCGGGCTGAACCTCACGGAGGCCGATTACTGCTTCATCCTCGACCCGTGGTGGAACCCGGCGACGGAGGCTCAGGCCGTGGACCGGGCGCATCGCATCGGGCAGACCCGGAACGTGATGGTGTATCGGCTGATCGCGAAGGACACGATCGAAGACAAGGTGATGGCGCTGAAGGCGAAGAAGTCGGCGCTGTTCGCGAGCGTGATGGACGCCGACTCCCTGCTCAGCTCCAGTCTCGACGCCGACGACCTCCGCGGGTTGTTCGAGTAG